A DNA window from Allokutzneria albata contains the following coding sequences:
- a CDS encoding PP2C family protein-serine/threonine phosphatase, giving the protein MSNTEPRALPGGSSVQTVSLDMVRALVADADGAVVVQDSEARVQVANEAAMSLFPGLVIGRRPEPTGSALFTVAAAPDAEFELTHRGMRLRVRRRELGGGWHSWRVLDTEPGAAEEPAEPGQATDSRFLNEAGLRLAALRDVPHTAREIAELAVPVLGDAVVVVLPIPRGRVRWWRSGRPDPGRARRPSPSTAPVLAAALAGHVQGARVMSSEEVASLPWLSEMDGEVLVIPLPGDGEGIGALVVSVRYGYDRQRHRTLVDFAARADLAIARAHKWEEYERAITGLQTTLLPRELPVVPGADLSAAYRPARGPLGVGGDFYDVRLRADNSALFLLGDVCGNGAEAAALTGRVRHTIAALDLVEQDPSRLLYLLNDVLLATQSRRFTTMVAGSMARSGRGLGLNLTSGGHPPPLVLRRDGEVEEVALPGTLVGILPHARFPHCRVELDAGELCLLYSDGITEARSGPDGVHMFGQHRLTEVLTSCVGLPAAEVIARIERAVDEWTGENDRDDVAILAVRAEP; this is encoded by the coding sequence GTGAGCAACACCGAACCGCGCGCACTGCCCGGCGGCTCGTCGGTGCAGACCGTGTCCCTGGACATGGTGCGGGCCCTGGTCGCGGACGCCGACGGCGCCGTGGTGGTCCAGGACAGTGAAGCGCGGGTGCAGGTCGCCAACGAGGCGGCGATGTCGCTGTTCCCGGGCCTGGTGATCGGCAGGCGGCCGGAGCCGACGGGCAGCGCCCTGTTCACCGTCGCCGCCGCGCCGGACGCGGAGTTCGAGCTGACCCACCGGGGCATGCGGCTGCGGGTGCGCCGCCGCGAGCTGGGCGGCGGCTGGCACTCCTGGCGCGTGCTGGACACCGAGCCCGGTGCCGCGGAGGAGCCCGCGGAGCCCGGTCAGGCGACCGACTCCCGCTTCCTCAACGAGGCCGGGCTGCGGCTGGCCGCGCTGCGCGATGTCCCCCATACGGCGCGAGAGATCGCCGAACTGGCGGTCCCCGTACTGGGCGACGCGGTCGTCGTGGTCCTGCCGATCCCGCGCGGACGGGTGCGGTGGTGGAGGTCCGGGCGGCCCGATCCGGGCCGGGCGCGCAGGCCCTCGCCGAGCACCGCGCCGGTGCTCGCGGCCGCGCTCGCCGGGCACGTGCAGGGCGCGCGGGTGATGTCCTCGGAGGAGGTCGCCTCGCTGCCCTGGCTGTCCGAAATGGACGGTGAGGTGCTGGTGATCCCGTTGCCCGGGGACGGGGAGGGCATCGGCGCGCTGGTCGTCTCCGTGCGCTACGGCTACGACCGGCAGCGGCACCGCACCCTGGTCGACTTCGCCGCGCGCGCCGACCTGGCGATCGCGCGGGCGCACAAGTGGGAGGAGTACGAGCGGGCGATCACCGGCCTGCAGACGACCTTGCTCCCGCGCGAGCTGCCGGTGGTCCCCGGCGCCGACCTGAGCGCGGCCTACCGCCCGGCACGGGGCCCGCTCGGCGTGGGCGGCGACTTCTACGACGTGCGGCTGAGGGCCGACAACAGCGCGCTCTTCCTGCTCGGCGACGTGTGCGGCAACGGGGCCGAGGCCGCCGCGCTGACCGGGCGCGTCCGGCACACGATCGCCGCGCTCGACCTGGTGGAGCAGGACCCGTCGCGGTTGTTGTACCTGCTCAACGACGTCCTGCTGGCCACGCAGAGCCGCCGGTTCACCACGATGGTCGCGGGCTCGATGGCCCGCTCCGGGCGGGGACTGGGGCTCAACCTGACCTCCGGCGGGCACCCGCCGCCGCTGGTGCTGCGCCGCGACGGCGAGGTGGAGGAGGTCGCCCTGCCCGGCACGCTGGTCGGCATCCTGCCGCACGCGCGGTTCCCGCACTGCCGGGTCGAGCTGGACGCCGGAGAGCTGTGCCTGCTCTACAGCGACGGCATCACCGAGGCCCGCTCCGGCCCGGACGGCGTGCACATGTTCGGCCAGCACCGGCTCACCGAGGTCCTGACGAGCTGCGTCGGCCTGCCCGCCGCGGAGGTGATCGCACGGATCGAGCGCGCGGTCGACGAGTGGACCGGCGAGAACGACCGCGACGATGTCGCCATCCTGGCGGTCCGCGCGGAGCCCTAG
- a CDS encoding phosphocholine-specific phospholipase C yields MRPQSFSRRTALKLGAAASLLPPSLREALASPPRPGGLRAVEHVVFLMQENRSFDHYYGSLRGVRGFGDRNALELPNGRPVFDQGVLPFAVRDASNRKDIQYIGDLDHSWEGGHKALNGGWNNGWVGAKTAATMAYYDRKDLPFHYELADTFTICDAYHCSVPSSTSPNRNYWVSGYTGFETNGKRAIGNDAYAEDKHPGYSWMTYPQRLEAAGHSWRVYQEWDNFQDNNLEFFTLFKDIARKVLPDRFRSLTAFYEAVAKLAPGEQDTLLARLDANVRGLPASERQLYERALLRVRPQGLAAAFRADVESGRLPKVSYLVPSSVDSEHPGASSPASSANLTYDIIDALASNVDVWSRTALFITYDENDGYFDHVPPPRPPESVTDEYFDGKPIGFGPRVPMTVVSPWTVGGFVCSQTFDHTAMIRFVERWLGVREPNISTWRRTVSGDLTSAFDFRRTTPRPTIHRPDPVPPFTGRWRPTPPATQSMPVQEPGTRRARPLPYQPDAFLVGSQLTLRNTGSASVHLALYPYAGEFPSVRHFDVRGVVSESIGADAYRFTVLGPNGFRREFSGTAGERLSVSSVVSAHGVQLVLVGDATFVVRMGGGERRVRGGGRVHVPRGWYDVEVTAVGVSGFRRRLAGCTEDGSPSWAGAS; encoded by the coding sequence ATGCGCCCACAGTCGTTCTCCCGCCGCACCGCGTTGAAGCTCGGCGCGGCGGCTTCGCTGCTCCCGCCGTCGCTGCGGGAGGCGTTGGCCAGCCCGCCCCGGCCCGGCGGTCTGCGAGCCGTCGAGCACGTCGTCTTCCTGATGCAGGAGAACAGGTCCTTCGACCACTACTACGGTTCGCTGCGTGGTGTGCGCGGGTTCGGTGACCGCAATGCGCTGGAGCTGCCGAACGGGCGGCCGGTGTTCGACCAGGGCGTTCTCCCGTTCGCGGTCCGCGACGCGTCGAACCGCAAGGACATCCAGTACATCGGCGACCTCGACCACAGCTGGGAAGGCGGCCACAAAGCGCTCAACGGCGGGTGGAACAACGGTTGGGTGGGCGCGAAGACGGCCGCCACGATGGCGTACTACGACCGCAAAGACCTGCCGTTCCACTACGAGCTGGCCGACACGTTCACGATCTGCGACGCCTACCACTGCTCCGTGCCGAGTTCGACGAGCCCGAACCGCAACTACTGGGTCAGCGGCTACACGGGCTTCGAGACCAACGGGAAGCGCGCGATCGGCAACGATGCCTACGCGGAGGACAAGCACCCGGGCTACTCGTGGATGACCTATCCGCAGCGCTTGGAAGCCGCGGGACACAGTTGGCGCGTGTACCAGGAATGGGACAACTTCCAGGACAACAACCTGGAGTTCTTCACCCTCTTCAAGGACATCGCGCGCAAGGTGCTGCCCGATCGGTTCCGCAGTTTGACCGCCTTCTACGAAGCCGTCGCAAAGCTCGCGCCCGGTGAGCAAGACACGTTGCTCGCGCGGCTGGATGCCAACGTGCGCGGTCTTCCGGCTTCGGAGCGGCAGCTCTACGAGCGCGCTCTGCTGCGGGTTCGCCCCCAGGGGCTCGCCGCGGCGTTCCGCGCTGATGTCGAGTCCGGGCGGCTGCCGAAGGTGAGCTACCTGGTTCCGTCCTCTGTGGACTCAGAGCACCCTGGAGCTTCTTCGCCCGCGTCGAGCGCCAACCTGACCTACGACATCATCGACGCCTTGGCGTCCAATGTGGACGTTTGGTCGCGTACGGCGCTGTTCATCACCTACGACGAGAACGACGGCTACTTCGACCACGTCCCGCCGCCGCGCCCGCCGGAGTCGGTGACCGACGAGTACTTCGACGGCAAGCCCATCGGCTTCGGCCCGCGCGTGCCGATGACGGTCGTGTCGCCGTGGACCGTGGGCGGTTTCGTGTGCTCGCAGACCTTCGACCACACCGCGATGATCCGCTTCGTCGAGCGGTGGCTCGGCGTGCGCGAGCCGAACATCAGCACGTGGCGGCGAACCGTGTCCGGCGACCTCACCTCCGCCTTCGACTTCAGGCGCACCACGCCCCGCCCCACGATCCACCGCCCGGACCCCGTGCCCCCGTTCACCGGTCGCTGGCGGCCGACCCCGCCCGCGACGCAGTCGATGCCCGTGCAGGAACCCGGAACCCGTCGGGCGCGGCCTCTGCCGTACCAGCCGGACGCGTTCCTGGTGGGTTCGCAGTTGACGCTGCGGAACACGGGGTCGGCAAGCGTGCACCTGGCGCTCTACCCGTATGCGGGCGAGTTTCCGTCGGTTCGGCACTTCGACGTTCGGGGCGTTGTGTCGGAGTCCATTGGAGCTGACGCCTATCGGTTCACCGTGCTGGGGCCGAATGGATTTCGCCGCGAGTTCTCCGGGACCGCTGGTGAGCGGTTGTCCGTGTCATCGGTTGTTTCGGCGCATGGGGTGCAGTTGGTGTTGGTGGGGGATGCGACGTTTGTGGTGCGGATGGGTGGTGGGGAGAGGAGAGTTCGCGGTGGCGGGCGGGTTCACGTGCCGCGTGGGTGGTATGACGTCGAGGTGACCGCGGTCGGGGTTTCGGGGTTTCGACGGCGGTTGGCGGGGTGTACGGAGGACGGGTCGCCGTCGTGGGCTGGGGCTTCCTGA
- a CDS encoding alpha/beta hydrolase, whose amino-acid sequence MRFLLLTALMSVHLLVPQQQSPLHWTPCANGAECTTLTVPVDWERPGGVTTTLALARRKATGPRIGTLLVNPGGPGLSGVETATKADSFSGRLRERFDVVGFDPRGIKGSTRVACAPAPAAALPRDEREFGELLASNRKARAGCADPLASHLNAETMARDVEAIRVALGGEPLNWYGTSYGTEIGQRYAELFPRHIRTMVLDAAIDRSSSAVAHLLSASADAEDGFEHFAHWCGHNADCPLHGQDVTAAFDEVVRRASEKPLLLNGFVMTAENVREFTYGQLYAPEKGWPTLAWIIAALRDAPPATQGPPPAPALDLGVLGAICQNWEYVVRDHSHLKRILDSAAMRAPHLRVAATPVHRLTQCVGLRATDAPHPLRVHGAPPILVVNSKRDPITPHSGAAEVSRQLPGSVLLTYAGDGHTTYPRSACVRDHVDSYLVSEALPANGMSCPDTMEST is encoded by the coding sequence ATGCGATTCCTGTTACTCACCGCGCTGATGAGCGTGCACCTCCTTGTGCCGCAACAACAGTCGCCGCTGCACTGGACCCCGTGCGCCAACGGTGCCGAGTGCACCACCCTCACCGTCCCGGTGGACTGGGAGCGTCCCGGGGGAGTCACGACGACGCTCGCCCTCGCCCGCCGCAAGGCCACCGGGCCCCGGATCGGCACCCTGCTGGTCAATCCCGGCGGCCCCGGGCTCTCCGGTGTGGAGACAGCCACGAAGGCCGACTCGTTCTCCGGCCGGCTGCGGGAACGGTTCGACGTCGTCGGCTTCGATCCGCGCGGGATCAAGGGCAGTACGCGCGTGGCCTGCGCCCCGGCGCCTGCGGCGGCGTTGCCGCGCGATGAGCGCGAGTTCGGGGAGCTCCTGGCGAGCAACCGGAAAGCGAGGGCCGGCTGCGCGGATCCGCTGGCCTCGCACCTGAACGCCGAGACCATGGCTCGTGATGTGGAGGCCATCCGCGTCGCGCTCGGCGGCGAGCCGCTGAACTGGTACGGCACCTCGTACGGCACCGAGATCGGGCAGCGCTATGCCGAGCTCTTTCCCAGGCACATCAGGACAATGGTGCTCGACGCCGCCATTGACCGCAGCAGCTCCGCCGTCGCCCACCTGCTCAGTGCCAGTGCCGACGCGGAGGACGGCTTCGAGCACTTCGCCCATTGGTGCGGGCACAACGCCGACTGCCCGCTGCACGGGCAGGACGTGACGGCGGCCTTCGACGAGGTAGTTCGGCGGGCAAGCGAGAAACCGCTGCTACTCAACGGATTCGTCATGACAGCGGAGAACGTCCGGGAGTTCACCTACGGTCAGCTCTACGCGCCGGAGAAGGGGTGGCCGACCTTGGCGTGGATAATCGCTGCGCTGCGCGATGCCCCACCTGCGACACAGGGCCCGCCGCCCGCGCCTGCCCTGGACCTCGGCGTGCTGGGGGCCATCTGCCAGAACTGGGAGTACGTGGTCCGCGACCACTCGCACCTCAAGAGAATTCTGGACAGTGCGGCGATGCGGGCACCACATCTGCGAGTCGCCGCGACCCCGGTTCACCGGTTGACCCAGTGCGTGGGCTTGCGGGCTACCGATGCGCCGCATCCGCTGCGTGTGCACGGAGCCCCGCCGATCCTCGTGGTCAACAGCAAGCGCGATCCGATCACCCCCCACAGCGGGGCCGCCGAAGTCAGCAGGCAACTGCCGGGAAGCGTGCTGTTGACCTACGCGGGGGACGGGCACACCACGTATCCGCGTTCCGCGTGCGTACGGGACCACGTCGACTCCTATCTGGTGTCCGAAGCACTTCCCGCCAACGGAATGAGCTGCCCCGACACGATGGAGTCCACATAG
- a CDS encoding helix-turn-helix transcriptional regulator: MRNHLPRLRAERGWTQGQLAERLDVSRQTVISIEKGKYDPSLPLAFRIASTFDCRIEDVFDPEP; the protein is encoded by the coding sequence ATGCGCAACCACCTCCCGCGCCTGCGCGCCGAGCGGGGTTGGACGCAAGGTCAGCTGGCCGAGCGGCTCGACGTGTCCCGGCAGACGGTGATCTCCATCGAGAAGGGCAAGTACGACCCGAGTCTGCCTCTGGCATTCCGCATCGCAAGCACCTTCGACTGCCGCATCGAGGACGTTTTCGACCCCGAACCCTGA
- a CDS encoding FadR/GntR family transcriptional regulator, which translates to MRFAPVSRVRAYERVVEQIEAAVLDGRLRPGEHLPSERELMVQFDVGRSTIREALRVLQSNGLVRSRAGDPRGPQVQPVSSGALEKSMTMLARASALSLTELVQFRMLLEGSANQLAARLRTPEQLAEMEAALEVMRAALDEGFAEFSRADVAFHETVAKATGNTLIQICGAVVRDVVVSLIEDKIAHAPDSRALMQTSLQHHANVLDAVRDGDGDRAASLARQSLYDYYAEYVPEDERAKLLPLLRS; encoded by the coding sequence CTGCGATTCGCCCCGGTCAGCCGGGTTCGGGCCTATGAGCGGGTGGTCGAGCAGATCGAGGCGGCGGTGCTCGACGGCCGCCTGCGCCCCGGCGAGCACCTGCCCAGCGAGCGCGAGCTGATGGTCCAGTTCGACGTCGGCCGCTCCACGATCCGCGAGGCGTTGCGGGTGTTGCAGAGCAACGGCCTGGTGCGGTCGAGGGCTGGTGATCCCCGCGGCCCCCAGGTGCAGCCGGTCTCCTCCGGGGCGCTCGAGAAATCGATGACCATGCTGGCCAGGGCGTCCGCGCTGAGCCTCACCGAGCTGGTGCAGTTCCGCATGCTGCTGGAGGGCTCCGCGAACCAGCTCGCCGCCCGCCTGCGAACACCGGAGCAGCTTGCCGAGATGGAGGCCGCGCTGGAGGTGATGCGCGCCGCCCTCGACGAGGGCTTCGCCGAGTTCAGCCGCGCCGACGTCGCTTTCCACGAAACGGTCGCGAAGGCGACGGGCAACACCCTGATCCAGATCTGCGGCGCTGTCGTCCGCGATGTCGTCGTCAGCCTCATCGAGGACAAGATCGCCCACGCTCCCGACAGCCGCGCCCTGATGCAGACTTCCTTGCAGCACCACGCCAATGTCCTCGACGCGGTCCGCGACGGCGACGGCGACCGGGCAGCGAGCCTGGCACGGCAGAGCCTCTACGACTACTACGCGGAATACGTCCCAGAAGACGAACGAGCAAAGCTGCTTCCCCTGCTGCGCTCCTAG
- a CDS encoding isocitrate/isopropylmalate dehydrogenase family protein, producing MRLKIAVIPGDGIGPEVVAATLPVLHAAARAEGAELDVLDLDWGGERHLRTGSPMPEDAAKIISDRSAVLFGAVGRPDVPDHELVWGLIIALRQQLDLAVNLRPVRSWDGVPTALRDDRDVDLLIVRENTEGEYAGVGGRVHRGRPGELGVEVAVHSRPVIERAARHAFQAAQGRSGRLALVTKSNAMRFGYTLWDAVVEEIAAEFPDVECEHVLVDAMAARMIQKPRGLDVLLCSNLFGDILSDLAAVLAGGMGMAPSANVAPGRTPGIYEPVHGSAPDIVGRGVANPVACMLSGAMLLEDSGLPKAAARVRDAIAEALRDPANHTPDIGGSGTTDRLAEAVLGGLG from the coding sequence ATGAGACTCAAGATCGCGGTGATCCCGGGTGACGGGATCGGGCCCGAGGTCGTCGCGGCCACCCTTCCCGTGCTGCACGCGGCCGCCCGGGCCGAGGGGGCCGAGCTGGACGTGCTCGACCTGGACTGGGGCGGGGAGCGGCACCTGCGCACCGGCTCGCCCATGCCCGAGGACGCGGCGAAGATCATCTCAGATCGGTCGGCCGTGCTCTTCGGCGCGGTCGGCCGGCCGGACGTGCCCGATCACGAGCTGGTGTGGGGGCTGATCATCGCCCTGCGGCAGCAGCTCGACCTCGCGGTGAACCTGCGGCCGGTGCGCAGCTGGGACGGAGTGCCGACCGCCCTGCGCGACGACCGCGACGTGGACCTGCTGATCGTCCGGGAGAACACCGAAGGCGAGTACGCGGGCGTCGGCGGGCGCGTGCACCGCGGCAGGCCCGGCGAACTCGGCGTGGAGGTCGCGGTGCACTCGCGGCCGGTCATCGAGCGCGCCGCGCGGCACGCTTTCCAGGCGGCGCAAGGACGTTCCGGGCGGCTGGCGCTGGTGACCAAGTCCAACGCGATGCGCTTCGGCTACACGCTGTGGGACGCGGTCGTCGAGGAGATCGCCGCGGAGTTCCCCGATGTCGAGTGCGAGCACGTGCTCGTGGACGCGATGGCGGCGCGCATGATCCAGAAGCCGCGCGGGCTCGACGTCCTGTTGTGCAGCAACCTCTTCGGCGACATCCTCTCCGACCTCGCCGCCGTGCTGGCCGGGGGCATGGGGATGGCGCCGAGCGCCAACGTCGCGCCCGGCCGGACTCCCGGGATCTACGAGCCGGTGCACGGATCGGCGCCGGACATCGTGGGGCGCGGAGTGGCGAACCCGGTGGCGTGCATGCTGTCCGGCGCGATGCTGCTGGAGGACTCGGGGCTGCCCAAGGCCGCGGCGAGGGTGCGCGACGCCATCGCCGAAGCGCTGCGCGACCCGGCCAACCACACCCCCGACATCGGCGGTTCGGGCACGACGGACCGGCTCGCCGAGGCAGTGCTGGGAGGGCTCGGATGA
- a CDS encoding ABC transporter substrate-binding protein encodes MKRISLFLVALLVTGCSAGSTASAPRDPNAITIGFSAEPANFDFTRTDGTAIPQALLYNVYEGLVKLDENGQVKPLLAESWTVSPDRLSYEFSLRPDVSFSNGSPFTADNVKFSIERVKTAWGISQKSKMDAVSRVEVLAPTKVRVVLSRPSNNWLFDMTTRVGAMFSPDGVADLPNDPVGTGPYDVAARNRGSSITLKANPRYWGAKPAYETVYLRYFKDSTALNNALLSNGIDVVSAVAAPDSMPQFENDTRFNVTQGITNGEVVLSFNGRKAPLNDVRVRRALTQGIDRRVLLDTAWAGRGELIGSMVPRTDPWYTDLTGVNAYNPENAKKLLAEAGQQNLNLRLRIPNLPYAVTSAQVVKSELNKIGVGVTIEPLDFPAVWLKSVFTEHDFDMSIIQHVEPRDITTFGNTKYYWGYDSPKVRRLLAEADRGSPEQQVSAMREVAATLADDAAACWLFLFPNLIAAKKKVGGLPLNQISESFDLTILRRAGS; translated from the coding sequence ATGAAGCGCATCAGCCTCTTCCTGGTGGCCTTGCTCGTCACCGGGTGCTCGGCGGGCTCGACCGCGTCCGCGCCGCGAGACCCGAACGCGATCACCATCGGCTTCAGCGCGGAGCCCGCGAACTTCGACTTCACCCGCACCGACGGCACCGCGATCCCGCAGGCGTTGCTGTACAACGTCTACGAAGGACTGGTGAAGCTCGACGAGAACGGTCAGGTCAAGCCGCTGCTCGCCGAGTCGTGGACGGTCAGCCCGGACCGCCTGTCCTACGAGTTCTCCCTGCGGCCCGACGTCTCGTTCAGCAACGGCAGCCCGTTCACCGCGGACAACGTGAAGTTCAGCATCGAGCGGGTCAAAACGGCGTGGGGCATCTCGCAGAAGTCCAAAATGGACGCTGTGAGTCGCGTGGAGGTGCTGGCGCCGACCAAGGTGCGCGTGGTCCTCAGCCGCCCCAGCAACAACTGGCTCTTCGACATGACCACACGGGTCGGCGCGATGTTCAGCCCGGACGGTGTCGCCGACCTGCCGAACGATCCGGTCGGCACCGGGCCCTACGACGTGGCGGCGCGCAACCGCGGCTCCTCGATCACGCTCAAGGCCAATCCTCGTTACTGGGGAGCGAAACCGGCGTACGAAACCGTCTACCTGAGGTACTTCAAGGACTCCACGGCGCTGAACAACGCCTTGTTGAGCAACGGGATCGACGTGGTCAGCGCTGTCGCCGCGCCGGACTCGATGCCGCAGTTCGAGAACGACACGCGCTTCAACGTCACACAGGGCATCACCAACGGCGAGGTCGTGCTGTCCTTCAACGGCCGCAAGGCACCGCTCAACGACGTGCGGGTGCGGCGGGCGCTCACGCAGGGGATCGACCGGCGGGTGCTGCTGGACACCGCGTGGGCCGGCCGGGGTGAGCTGATCGGCAGCATGGTGCCCCGCACCGATCCTTGGTACACGGACCTCACCGGGGTCAACGCGTACAACCCGGAGAACGCGAAGAAGCTGCTCGCCGAGGCGGGGCAGCAGAACCTGAACCTGCGGCTGCGCATCCCGAACCTGCCGTACGCGGTCACCTCGGCGCAGGTCGTCAAGTCGGAGCTGAACAAGATCGGCGTCGGCGTGACCATCGAACCGCTGGACTTCCCGGCCGTGTGGCTGAAGTCGGTGTTCACCGAGCACGACTTCGACATGTCGATCATCCAGCACGTGGAGCCGCGCGACATCACCACCTTCGGCAACACCAAGTACTACTGGGGCTACGACAGCCCGAAGGTGCGCAGGCTGCTCGCCGAGGCCGACCGGGGCAGCCCGGAGCAGCAGGTGAGCGCGATGCGGGAGGTGGCGGCCACGCTCGCCGACGACGCCGCCGCCTGCTGGTTGTTCCTGTTCCCCAACCTGATCGCGGCGAAGAAGAAGGTGGGCGGGTTGCCGCTGAACCAGATCAGCGAGTCCTTCGAC